In Chanodichthys erythropterus isolate Z2021 chromosome 20, ASM2448905v1, whole genome shotgun sequence, the genomic stretch GTCAATCTGcattaaattatacattttataagaTGAAGAGCTTATCAAACAGTGTCCTCATGAACTTCAGAGCCCTTTAGAATCAAACCTTCCGGTACTCTACCAAAATGCTTTCATAAATTCCACTAAAATGACATTATATCATTATAATCCTTTCACATGACTATACATATACTTTGTCTGACGTACTGAAGTGGAGTTATGACTCTAAAATACTATAAAAAGATCACAAATGATCACCAGAGAAGAACAACTCCAGTAAGGAAATATTATTTCTAGACCTGGACTAGAAGGAATCCTAGTAGGAATAAACACCAACAAAATtatagtgcttttttttttaaatatcaaagattAATATTTACGATGAGGCTGGAAAGGATATGAATTTTTACACACATGCACAGGAAAAACAATAAGACAAGTGAATTCTTAGgtgactaatatatatatatatatataataactaGGCATTTACTGTACCAGGATCAGATAtcaatgcaaataaatacaGAACGTCTCCTGTAACAGCGATAAAGATCACACAAGCCTACACACACAATGCTttaaaagatgcagaacttcaCGAACACGAGAGAATCGGTGACATGATGAACATTTGTACGGAACGGGTGGATATAATTGTGATTAGAAATATTGATATCACAACTGTGAAAAGTTTTTCTGTAAATCCTCTCGGTCGCCATGCGAGTGATGGCGGATTGATTATCGCGCAGCATGCATAACCAACATATGCAACATAACCAGACCCTAAATACACACGGTAACTAGCACGTAATCACTCACCTGAGAAATAGTCCATAAAACCTGTCAGTTTATATTCAAACTCTATCCAGTACGACATCCTAAAACCTTCAAAACGACATTAGATTTACAATAAATTCCAATAAACATGAAACCAAAGAGATTAAAGGTGACTTATttctattaataaattaaatggcAGTGCTCGGAGCCTCCCGAGCAAATCTGGATTCAAAAGTGAAGCGATGTGGAACCGGTTTCCCGTTCACACTCGGGTCTGTCTATCAAAACTCCAGAGGGCCGAGGTCGCTGAAGTCGCAGTCGAACAGCTCGCTGACGCCCTCGTGATCCTCCAGGCCGAAGTGATAGTCCTGGCTATGTGGCGGAGACAGGCAGATGAAGCCGTCCAGCGGGAGGCCGATAGCGTCCGCCGCACCGCCGCGCTCCAGCAGGAAGTCAGACGAACCCAGAGGAGACAAGTCGAAATCTGGCATCTCGCAAATACCAGAAAACGAGTCTAGAAATGACTCTGAAATGAATGATTGAAGAAACGAGAAGTTAAAATCAtggggaaaaaatattttggatcatttattaaaaagtgaaattaattttattaaattttgcacattttttttcaagtgtgtgtatatatatataaatatatatatatgtatatatatatcaaatttcacataaatgtaaaatataaaatcacaAATGTTATATTTAGATTTAATATTTATGCCTAAGGtttgcatttaaaaatcataaatttatatttaatatttcaaaatacctTTAATAAGTAAATTTggaatttacatttaaaattatttcacataaatataaatgttaaatctAAATGTAAATCAGAAATTTTATATTGGAATTAAAATTTACGACTAAAgatttaatcacatttttatatttaatattctaaaatactatgtaaaatatttcacaaattttATATTGTGATTTAACATGATTAAGATGATTAAGATTTACTTTTAAtacttaaaacatttatttaattttaaaatacctttaatgttttatatttggACTTTACATGtaagatttatatttaaaatgtacatttagaTTTAATGTTAGCATTTCTATATAAAGATTTACTTTCATATTCACAATTCACACTTGCTGAAATACAGTAAATCAGGCAAAATTGCTATTTGTTGTGCTAAAGTGACAAACAAGACAATGATTACCTGAGTCTGTACCCAAAGGCAGGGGGGAGGAGCTAGGTAGAGTAGCCGGCGTTGATGATGCCACTTCCTGTGAGACGAGATCAGACTGCGGGGGGCTCTGACAGGACGATTTCGCTGGACTACAATCAGTGACGGGACTACAGACCCCAGAACTGTCCTCCGGACACAGAAATACGTCGATCGGGCCTTTGGAGCTCTTGAGAGAAATCTGGTAACCCTGAAATACAGACAGAGGACgaatttaacacatttaaagagacagagacattttaaaatcttaaacTCAAGCACTGAAACTATCTCTTATAACAGACAATGCAGACATAAAATGTGCAACAcgttattaaaaaatacaataaaagacTCTGAAAGACAGTAAAGAAATTAGCAAAGAAATTAGTAATAACTAATAAAACTAGCAAAATTTCCCTCTTTTGCACCTTACTTTTAAATCGTTAATTCGTCAGGAGTCAGATTTCATTTATCACGAGAGCGAGTAGCTGACTGACAAGATGGCAGAAGATGGCAGAAGATTTGGTTTCAAAGCGAAATGTAAAAGCACCTATTTggcaatattttgaatttaaacCCAGTGCTAATAAAGAACCTGCAAGGAATTAGTTGTGTTTCTCTAGTTACCGtgtttttcataataataataataataataataataataataatgaacacaCCATTCAACCAGCCGCCCCAAAATTGGCGCTAATTGGGCTAATAAAAACGCGCACGCCGGTACAGGCATTATGGTGCGGAGCCAAGCGAgcttttttaattaatgaactAAAACCGCTCCGCGCTAGTGGACACGCACCATTATAAATGCTTGTTCAGGGGCGGTGGGTTGAATGGTGTCATTCATTAAAAGAGTCATTCATTTATACGATTtgttcaaatggctgattcattcaggaatgaagtaaatgactctctttatgaatgagtcacCGAGTCATTTATTTACTCGATTGATTCGCTCAAAACAGTTCTGCTCTGGTTTTATAGCTAATATTTGAgtaaaaacagacaatattgtgtctaaaatataacacaatattacaattaatatttattggactgttgtataaaatcagaatcACATTTGCACTCATGCCATTCGGTCCAAAAACAgcacttgtgtgatattgcttaactatCATGATATAAATAGGAGACAAAAACCAGTATATTGAActaatttattaaattgatGAGTTAAATCGACAgccctaacacacacacacacactttcaagTCTATAATATATCCTCATTTACACAAATAAGTCAAGTGTGTCTGTGTTTGCTCACCTCACTGGGTTCAGACACCTGCATCTGCGTCTCTGGTGGAGCTCGAATCACCATGATGATCTGGTCCGGAGGGTTGACTGTATTACGCAGGTCCTGGCATCTAACATACCCAAGCTTGACTTTGCGTTAAAGATCACAGTATCCACAAATTAAACATGTTAGTCTACTTGAGCTGCTCAGATCCCCATTTTCCATTCCCAGACCTAATTTCATCTCCAAAACCACTTAAATCTATGAAGAAAGTCTACAATAAAAAGCTAAAGGACATTTTGAGAAGATCTATCTACACGTACACATTGAGATGAAGGATATTTCTTGTTGTGTGTGTCCTCTGTGAGGAGCCGTAGTTGTAAGCTGCATTTGTTAATGAGCTCGTCGAGTTTCTCCTCAGCCTCAGTCAGCTCGGACACTTCCTTCTGCAGCTCCTGAAATCTGGCCACGGACGCCCCGTCGATACGATTCCCCCTGAGAACATCACACCAAATGTGACACACATGCAGATAAATCTATAAATCTATATTGTCACCTGTGAATAACTCAATATCACTCTAAAGAACCTACAGCCACTGAATGTTGTTCTTGGACTTCTTGGAGATCAGATGAATTCCCTCCAGGACGTTGGTGATGTCGTAGATGCGGCGTTTCTGGACGTCCAGCACCTGAGAGGCCCAGTTCAGGTCGACCACGCCATCCGGAGACTGAGCCAGAAGGTCCAGGAAGCGTTTGGTGGTCAGATTCAGAGACGTGTCGTAGCGGGATTTCTCCGTAGCTACTTTAGGGACTAaaacaaatacttttattcaataaGGATGCAATAagttaatcaaaagtgacatttataatgttacaaaagattctacttcaaaaaaaaaaaaaaaagctgttctTTAAGGAGGCTTGTTTCCACCtcgaaataaaaaaaagataattgcgagtttatatctcacaattctgacgattcttttatatattcagaattgcaagatattagTTCTGACTTC encodes the following:
- the e2f1 gene encoding transcription factor E2F1, translated to MSESFISGQTSEDLLADFESLLNNGSIDLSEDHQIVIISTPGTATASTAAGDILLFATPHHTATTTTTLPDHRRPTLGRPPVKRKLDLDSDHQYICTSRSASHGPTPPATPAPPRVPKVATEKSRYDTSLNLTTKRFLDLLAQSPDGVVDLNWASQVLDVQKRRIYDITNVLEGIHLISKKSKNNIQWLGNRIDGASVARFQELQKEVSELTEAEEKLDELINKCSLQLRLLTEDTHNKKLGYVRCQDLRNTVNPPDQIIMVIRAPPETQMQVSEPSEGYQISLKSSKGPIDVFLCPEDSSGVCSPVTDCSPAKSSCQSPPQSDLVSQEVASSTPATLPSSSPLPLGTDSESFLDSFSGICEMPDFDLSPLGSSDFLLERGGAADAIGLPLDGFICLSPPHSQDYHFGLEDHEGVSELFDCDFSDLGPLEF